From Cryobacterium sp. GrIS_2_6:
CGGTGGGGGTGCTCTGCGTGGATGCCGCGTACCTACTCATACCGCAGGGCGTCGATGGGGTTCTGACGTGCCGCGGCCCTGGCCGGCAGGGTACCGGCGAGGAACGCGATCAGCATCACCACCCCGACGATGATGGCGATCGAGGCCGGAGCGAACTGTACGACCTGGAGACCAGGCAGGGCCGAGAATATCCCGTTCGCGAGGAGGTTGCTGATGAGCGAACCCACCCCGATCGCGGCGACGACGCCGAGTGCGCTGCCGAGGAAGCCTATGAAGACCGCCTCCATGCTGAACAGGGCATAGACGCGGCCGCCGTTCATACCCATGGCCTTCATCAGCCCGATTTCGCGGGTGCGTTCCTGCACACTCATCAGGAGCGTGTTGACGATGCCGAATCCGGCGGCGATCAGGGCGATCACTGCGAAAGCGTTGAGCACGCCGATGATGACGTTGATCACGGTCTCGAAGGCGCCGATCGTGTCGGCGACCGTCTGCGAGGAGTAGCCCTGCGCGCTGAGGTCATCCTTGATCGCCGTGATCTCTGCTTTCGTCGCCGAGGCGTCGAAGTGCGCGACCGCGGTCGCGTAGCCGGCGGACACTCCGGCGGGCTCACCGGTGGTCGCGACGGTGTGCAGGTGGGCGACGAGGCTCCGGTTGAGGCCGGCTCCGCTGCCGAGGAGCGTCTCGTTCTGCACGCCGACGACGGTGGCCGTGACGGTCTGCTGGGTTCCGGTGTAG
This genomic window contains:
- a CDS encoding FtsX-like permease family protein; this translates as MKFLDIIRSAIQNSFRNKLRTGLTVVAIFIGAFTLTITSGIGTGVTAYINGQVSAIGAADVLTITKAADATATASDGPAAYDPSKSTTVSLGNGSRPGSTIQALTTADLAKIKATAGILSVDPAVRVSPDYVEYAGNGKFELTVSQTGTITTADLAAGAQLDNSSSSDQLLLPTTYLDNLGYANAQAAVGTTVSIAITDYTGTQQTVTATVVGVQNETLLGSGAGLNRSLVAHLHTVATTGEPAGVSAGYATAVAHFDASATKAEITAIKDDLSAQGYSSQTVADTIGAFETVINVIIGVLNAFAVIALIAAGFGIVNTLLMSVQERTREIGLMKAMGMNGGRVYALFSMEAVFIGFLGSALGVVAAIGVGSLISNLLANGIFSALPGLQVVQFAPASIAIIVGVVMLIAFLAGTLPARAAARQNPIDALRYE